The following proteins are encoded in a genomic region of Nycticebus coucang isolate mNycCou1 chromosome 17, mNycCou1.pri, whole genome shotgun sequence:
- the FBLL1 gene encoding rRNA/tRNA 2'-O-methyltransferase fibrillarin-like protein 1, translated as MKSAASARGGGGWGAWGAGRGGGGGGGDGGGPGGKSGFGARARSFGGGGRGRGRGGGDGRDRGGGGGQRRGGGVKSKSRRRKGVITVSVEPHRHEGVFIYRGAEDALVTLNMVPGLSVYGERRVTVTEGGVKQEYRTWNPFRSKLAAAILGGVDQIHIKPKSKVLYLGAASGTTVSHVSDIIGPDGLVYAVEFSHRAGRDLVNVAKKRTNIIPVLEDARHPLKYRMLIGMVDVIFADVAQPDQSRIVALNAHTFLRNGGHFLISIKANCIDSTASAEAVFASEVRKLQQENLKPQEQLTLEPYERDHAVVVGVYRPLPKSSSK; from the coding sequence ATGAAGTCGGCGGCGAGCGCGCGCGGGGGCGGCGGCTGGGGCGCCTGGGGCGCGGGGCGCggtggcggcggtggcggcggcgacGGCGGCGGCCCCGGGGGCAAGAGCGGCTTCGGGGCGCGGGCGCGCAGCTTCGGCGGGGGCGGCCGGGGCCGGGGGCGCGGCGGCGGGGATGGCAGGgaccgcggcggcggcggcgggcagCGGCGGGGCGGCGGGGTCAAGAGCAAGAGCCGCCGCAGGAAGGGAGTCATCACCGTGTCGGTGGAGCCGCACCGGCACGAGGGCGTCTTCATCTACCGCGGCGCCGAGGACGCGCTGGTCACGCTCAACATGGTGCCTGGGCTCTCCGTGTACGGCGAGCGGCGCGTCACAGTGACCGAGGGCGGCGTGAAGCAGGAATACCGCACCTGGAACCCGTTCCGGTCTAAGCTGGCCGCGGCCATCCTGGGCGGGGTGGACCAGATCCACATTAAGCCCAAGTCCAAGGTGCTGTACCTGGGCGCCGCGTCGGGGACCACGGTCTCCCACGTCTCCGACATCATCGGCCCCGACGGCCTGGTGTACGCAGTGGAGTTCTCCCACCGCGCCGGCCGCGATCTGGTCAATGTGGCCAAGAAGAGAACCAACATCATCCCAGTCCTGGAAGACGCCCGGCACCCGCTCAAGTACCGCATGCTCATCGGGATGGTGGACGTGATCTTCGCCGACGTGGCCCAGCCCGATCAGTCCCGGATCGTGGCTCTGAACGCCCACACCTTCCTGCGCAACGGGGGCCACTTTCTCATCTCCATCAAGGCCAACTGCATCGACTCCACCGCGTCCGCGGAGGCTGTGTTTGCTTCTGAGGTGAGGAAGTTGCAGCAGGAGAATCTGAAGCCTCAGGAGCAGCTGACCCTGGAGCCCTATGAGAGAGACCACGCCGTGGTCGTGGGCGTCTATCGGCCCCTTCCCAAGAGCAGCAGCAAATAG